A region from the Rhodamnia argentea isolate NSW1041297 chromosome 7, ASM2092103v1, whole genome shotgun sequence genome encodes:
- the LOC115746870 gene encoding transcription factor JUNGBRUNNEN 1-like: MEQQDRSNTRLNDKKKNKDDKEEATLPGFRFYPTDEELVGFYLRRKVEKKPPKIEFIKQVDIYKYDPWDLQDVSKVGEKEGYFFCIRGRKYKNSIRPNRVTGSGFWKATGIDKPVYSSKYPHDCIGLKKSLVYYRGSAGKGTKTDWMMHEFRLPPAGKGGAISFANDTITEEAEVWTLCRIFKRIPSCRKYVTTPECSEATFKQSPIDSCSKSSSFESEYGDQCVSFGSDHSAVSVQPSKRKPAIRHVDQAQSSLLSHCNSIPQAPPMATPCSTFWTLNGEDIFANGINWDELRSIVHGE, encoded by the exons atggaacaGCAAGATCGGAGTAATACGAGGTTAAAtgacaagaagaagaacaaggatgACAAGGAAGAAGCGACGCTTCCCGGGTTCCGGTTCTACCCGACCGATGAAGAGCTTGTCGGGTTTTATCTTCGCCGGAAGGTGGAGAAGAAGCCTCCGAAGATCGAGTTCATCAAGCAGGTCGATATCTACAAGTACGATCCCTGGGATCTCCAAG ATGTTAGCAAGGTGGGAGAGAAAGAAGGCTACTTCTTCTGCATCAGAGGGAGGAAGTACAAAAACAGCATAAGGCCAAATAGAGTGACCGGGTCCGGATTTTGGAAGGCCACCGGCATCGACAAGCCTGTATACTCCAGTAAGTACCCCCACGATTGCATCGGCCTCAAGAAGTCTCTTGTCTACTACCGAGGCTCCGCCGGCAAAGGCACCAAAACCGACTGGATGATGCACGAGTTCCGGCTGCCGCCTGCTGGGAAAGGCGGCGCTATATCCTTTGCAAATGACACCATCACCGAAGAAGCA GAAGTATGGACGCTTTGCAGGATTTTCAAACGCATACCCTCTTGCAGAAAATACGTTACGACACCAGAATGCAGTGAGGCCACCTTCAAGCAGAGCCCCATCGATTCGTGCTCTAAATCGAGCAGCTTCGAATCTGAATATGGAGACCAATGCGTGAGTTTCGGATCGGATCATTCGGCCGTATCCGTCCAACCGAGCAAAAGAAAGCCAGCGATCCGCCATGTTGACCAAGCACAGTCCTCATTGCTCAGCCATTGCAACTCCATCCCTCAGGCCCCCCCTATGGCGACGCCGTGCTCGACCTTTTGGACTCTAAATGGGGAGGATATCTTCGCAAACGGAATAAACTGGGATGAACTGAGATCGATAGTTCATGGAGAGTGA
- the LOC115746835 gene encoding glutathione S-transferase F10-like, whose translation MVVKLYGPDSAASNRVLVCLIEKGVEFETVPVDLFKGEQRAPEFLKLQPFGAVPVVQDGDCTLFESRAIIRYFAEKYKHQGTDLLGKTIEERGLVEQWLEVEAQNYHPPILDLVLKIVFGPFRGLTPDPKLIKESEDKLSKVLDVYEERLSKGKYLAGDFVSLADLSHLPFTQYLVGKIGKGYMIRDRKNLSAWWDDISGRPSWKKVLELWPGQY comes from the exons atggtggTGAAGTTGTACGGGCCTGATTCTGCAGCGTCGAATCGAGTGCTGGTGTGCCTGATCGAGAAGGGCGTCGAGTTTGAAACCGTCCCTGTCGATCTCTTCAAGGGCGAGCAGAGAGCCCCTGAGTTCCTCAAGCTCCAG CCCTTCGGAGCAGTTCCTGTGGTTCAAGATGGCGACTGCACTCTGTTCG AATCGCGAGCGATCATAAGGTATTTTGCCGAGAAATACAAGCACCAAGGGACCGACCTGCTGGGGAAGACGATAGAGGAGAGGGGGCTTGTCGAGCAGTGGCTCGAAGTTGAGGCCCAGAACTACCACCCCCCGATCTTAGACCTCGTCCTCAAAATTGTTTTCGGCCCATTTAGGGGACTTACCCCGGATCCGAAGCTGATCAAAGAGAGCGAGGACAAGCTCAGCAAGGTGCTGGATGTCTATGAGGAGAGGCTGTCAAAGGGCAAGTACCTGGCAGGGGATTTTGTCAGCCTTGCCGACCTGAGCCACCTCCCGTTCACCCAATACTTGGTGGGCAAGATAGGGAAGGGGTACATGATAAGGGACCGGAAGAATTTGAGTGCCTGGTGGGATGATATCTCCGGTAGGCCTTCTTGGAAGAAGGTCCTCGAGCTCTGGCCTGGTCAGTATTAG
- the LOC115746834 gene encoding glutathione S-transferase F9-like, with product MVVKVYGPDYGSPKRVLVCLIEKGVKFETAGIDLFKGEHRAPDYLKLQPFGSVPVVQDGDYTLFESRAIIRYYAEKYKHQGTDLLGKTIEERGLVEQWLEVEAQNYHPPIYDLVLKIVFGPLMGDTPDPKLIKESEDKLSKVLDVYEERLSKSKYLAGDFVSLADLSHLPFTQYLVGKVGKEYLIRDRKHVSSWWDDISSRPSWKKVVELWPGLY from the exons atGGTGGTGAAAGTGTATGGTCCTGATTACGGGTCACCAAAGCGAGTGCTGGTGTGCCTGATCGAGAAGGGTGTCAAGTTCGAGACCGCCGGTATCGATCTCTTCAAGGGCGAGCACAGAGCCCCTGACTACCTCAAGCTCCAG CCCTTCGGATCAGTTCCTGTGGTTCAAGATGGCGACTACACACTTTTCG AATCACGGGCCATCATAAGGTATTATGCCGAGAAGTACAAGCACCAAGGGACCGACCTGCTGGGGAAGACGATAGAGGAGAGGGGGCTCGTCGAGCAGTGGCTCGAAGTTGAGGCCCAGAACTACCACCCCCCGATCTATGATCTCGTCCTCAAAATTGTTTTTGGCCCACTTATGGGAGATACCCCGGATCCGAAGCTGATCAAAGAGAGCGAGGACAAGCTCAGTAAGGTGCTGGATGTCTATGAGGAGAGGCTGTCGAAGAGCAAGTACCTGGCCGGGGATTTTGTGAGCCTCGCCGACCTGAGCCACCTACCGTTCACCCAGTACTTGGTCGGCAAGGTGGGGAAGGAGTACCTGATAAGGGACCGGAAGCATGTGAGTTCGTGGTGGGATGATATCTCGAGCAGGCCTTCTTGGAAGAAGGTCGTCGAGCTCTGGCCCGGTCTGTATTAG
- the LOC115746804 gene encoding glutathione S-transferase F9-like: MVVKVFGPDCGNPKRVLVCLIEKGVEFETVPLDLFKGENRAPEFLKLQPFGSVPVIQDGDYTLFESRAIARYYAEKYKHQGTDLLGRTIEERGLVEQWLEVEAQSYNPPINDLARKIVVGPLRGLTPDPKLIKENEEKLGKVLDVYEERLSKSKYLAGDFFSLADLSHLPMTQYLVGKMEKEYLIRDRKNVSAWWNDMSSRPSWKKVVELWPGLY; this comes from the exons atggtggtGAAGGTGTTCGGGCCTGATTGCGGAAACCCCAAGCGGGTGCTGGTGTGCCTGATTGAGAAGGGCGTCGAGTTCGAGACCGTCCCTCTCGATCTCTTCAAGGGCGAGAACAGAGCCCCTGAATTCCTCAAGCTCCAG cCCTTCGGATCAGTCCCTGTGATTCAAGATGGAGACTATACTCTGTTCG AATCGCGGGCCATAGCAAGATATTATGCCGAGAAATACAAGCACCAAGGGACCGACCTGCTGGGGAGGACGATAGAGGAAAGGGGGCTCGTCGAGCAGTGGCTCGAAGTCGAGGCCCAGAGCTACAACCCGCCGATCAATGACCTCGCCCGCAAAATCGTTGTGGGCCCATTAAGGGGACTTACCCCAGATCCGAAGCTGATTAAAGAGAACGAGGAGAAGCTCGGTAAGGTGCTGGACGTCTACGAGGAGAGGCTGTCGAAGAGCAAGTACCTGGCGGGGGATTTTTTCAGCCTCGCCGACCTGAGCCACCTCCCGATGACGCAGTACTTGGtggggaaaatggaaaaggagtACTTGATAAGGGACCGAAAGAATGTAAGTGCGTGGTGGAATGATATGTCGAGCAGGCCTTCTTGGAAGAAGGTCGTCGAGCTCTGGCCCGGTCTATATTAG
- the LOC115733393 gene encoding glutathione S-transferase F9-like, giving the protein MVVKVFGPDYGNPKRVLVCLIEKGVEFETVPLDILKGENRAPEFLKLQPFGSVPVIQDGDYTLFESRAIARYYAEKYKHQGTDLLGKTIEERGLVEQWLEVEAQSYNPPINDLILKIVFGPLRGLTPDPKLIEESEEKLGKVLDIYEERLSKSKYLAGDFFSLADLSHLPLTQYLVGKVEKEYLIRDRKNASAWWDDISSRPSWKKVVELWPGLY; this is encoded by the exons atggtggtgAAGGTGTTCGGGCCTGATTACGGAAACCCCAAGCGGGTGCTGGTGTGCCTGATTGAGAAGGGCGTCGAGTTCGAGACCGTCCCTCTCGATATCTTAAAGGGCGAGAACAGAGCCCCTGAATTCCTCAAGCTCCAG CCCTTCGGATCAGTCCCTGTGATTCAAGATGGAGACTATACTCTGTTCG AATCGCGGGCCATAGCAAGATATTATGCCGAGAAATACAAGCACCAAGGGACTGACCTGCTGGGGAAGACGATAGAGGAAAGGGGGCTCGTCGAGCAGTGGCTCGAAGTTGAGGCCCAGAGCTACAACCCACCGATCAATGACCTCATCCTTAAAATTGTTTTCGGCCCATTAAGGGGACTTACCCCGGATCCGAAGCTGATCGAAGAGAGCGAGGAGAAGCTCGGTAAGGTGCTGGACATCTACGAGGAGAGGCTGTCGAAGAGCAAGTACCTGGCGGGGGATTTTTTCAGCCTCGCCGACCTGAGCCACCTCCCGTTGACGCAGTACTTGGTGGGGAAAGTGGAAAAGGAGTACTTGATAAGGGACCGGAAGAATGCAAGTGCGTGGTGGGATGATATCTCGAGCAGGCCTTCCTGGAAGAAGGTCGTCGAGCTCTGGCCTGGTCTGTATTAG